CGACCCCCGCGAATCCGCCCCCGGCGACGACGAACGTCAACAGCCAGTCTCGGCTGTCGGCGGCACAATCGAAATCGGCTTCGTCGAGCTGCGCGATAAGATGGTCTCGCAGCCGGATCGCGTCGTCGAGCGTCTTCATCGCAAAGGCCCGCTCTTCGACGCCGACAAGCCCGAAGAAATTCGTGGTCGAACCAAGGGCCAGCACGAGTTGGTCGTATTCCAACTCGTGAGAATGAGCCGATTTGCCGTGCGTGACCGTCACGCGCTTGCCTGGCAGGTCGATTGACTGCACCTCGCCGCAAAAGAAGTGCACGCGGCGAAGCATCTTGCGGATGGGATTGACGATGCAATGTGTTTCCAGCTCGCCGCCGGCGACCTCGTGCAGCATCGGCGTAAAGAGAAAGTAGTTGTCTCTGTTAATGAGCGTAATTTCGACGTTGGCCTGGCGGGCCAACGTGCGCTCGAGCCCCTGCGCCGCGTAAATCGCGGAGAATCCGCCGCCAAGGATCAGAATGCGATGCCGAGCGTTGCGTCGATCGCAGTCCATAGAATTGCCCTTTGTTTTCGGATCGATGGCGTCAAGTCGAACGCACGGCACGCGCCCAACTTGGATGCCGCCGCGCGGCGCGGAGTTACTGAAATGCAGCGAATTCGCAGTTGACGCGCTCCGCGGCCGTCGACTCACGGCAGTGCGCGCGTAGCGCAAGTAACCTTGCGGCATCGGCGGTCATCAAATCCAAGGCACCGAGCCTCGAACACTCGAAGGACTAAAATGGACAGGTCGGCTTGTGTGATGCAGTGCATGGAGATCATCGGCGGCAATCGGGCCGAGCGGCAGACGATCGCCGCTCCGGGGCTCGACATCTGGGTCGACAGCCGGCCGCTTGGACTCGGAA
The genomic region above belongs to Pirellulales bacterium and contains:
- a CDS encoding FAD-dependent oxidoreductase; amino-acid sequence: MDCDRRNARHRILILGGGFSAIYAAQGLERTLARQANVEITLINRDNYFLFTPMLHEVAGGELETHCIVNPIRKMLRRVHFFCGEVQSIDLPGKRVTVTHGKSAHSHELEYDQLVLALGSTTNFFGLVGVEERAFAMKTLDDAIRLRDHLIAQLDEADFDCAADSRDWLLTFVVAGGGFAGVETAGSINDFIHESLRFYPHLKREMIRVVLVSSGSVILPELKEKLGRYAQGKLAERRIEILTNVQVRGATDQCIELSDGRRIVSNTLIWTAGNSIHPLLADLRCKKERGRIVVDP